The genomic stretch CGTATTGGTGTTGATGGTAGGAGGCTACAAGGCCAGGATATGCTCGGTTATGGAAAGCCAAACGGATACGCATCAGTAAAATTAACCAAGGACGGTAAATCCATAAGCCACAACGTTAAAAAGCTGATCGAAAAGACGTTCGGGTAAGATATTTCTTTCACACCAAGGAGAAAGCATGGACAGAATAGATCAATTAATTGCAACTGAACTAAAACCTTATAATCTTATCCTAAGTTCTTTGGATAATAGGAGAAATGAGGAGGGAATTGCTCGCATTAGGCAAAAACACATTGCTGAAATATGCAAAACTCAGTGAAAAGTGTTAATAAGAAAATGCAATTCCTTCAAAAATCAGCTTCTATAGAAAAGATATCCAGCGGAAAATACAAGTTGCTTAACAAAGGTAGATAGTATCCACCGCATTACTATGTAAAGCAATTAATATGATCTTATTATGCTAAGAGCTATATCGCCAAGCGACTATGTTTCCCAAAGCACAATATTCGGACTTGATAATCCGATGCTTCACATGATAAATGAGTATGTCAGAAGGGTAATTTTAGAACTAAAAGCAGAGTCGGAATTAAATACGGATTGAAGTGGGAGAGCTTTTAATGAAAATAGCTAATTTTGAAATAGACGTAAAAGATTATGCAGTACAGCCTGATGAAAATGGAAACCTATATATTACTGACAGTACAATTGGAGCAGAAGACTTTGAAAGTTTTCTAAAATTCTACTCGCAGCATATAGAAGGTGGCTCTTTCTTCAGTACAGATTTCTTCGGTATAAACTTCTATGGAAGGTTTGGACAATTGATTTTTGAGAATGCTGGAGTTGAATATAAATTAAGACTTGTTCTAGTAGAATCATCCGTACAGTTTCCCGAAAAAGGTTATTTAAATCCAGTTGAACATGTAATGTTTAGTCCTGTAATCCGTAATATGAGTAGAAAAGTAGTTGAACAGCAGCATGTAATTTATAAGCTGACTGAGTTACTAGTTGTTAAGGAGATTATCACTGAGGATGAAGCAGCAGCTATTACTCAACATAAAGATGCTGAAGAGGATTCTGCACAGATTTATTTAAAAGCTCAAGTAAACAATCTTGCCGAACATCTTGAAGAGACTTATGAAACAATTGACAGAATTAAACGAGATACCGAAGAAGAGGAGGGGCAGTATTAAACTAAGGGGAGCTCAACCCCCGTGGCC from Terribacillus sp. DMT04 encodes the following:
- a CDS encoding NUMOD4 domain-containing protein, with the translated sequence MDKEYRPVPGYKGLYEIAVDGSVRSLDRIGVDGRRLQGQDMLGYGKPNGYASVKLTKDGKSISHNVKKLIEKTFG